A region of the Burkholderia pyrrocinia genome:
GCGGACGGCGAATACTTCCTGTATGTCGAAGATCCGGCCGCGCGCCAGCTTGCCGGCTACACGGTGTTCAACCGCCTTCCCGAAATCCCGCGCCGCGCCGACCGCTACCTGCGCGCACCGCATACGCGGCTGCGCGGCTCGGCGCAACGCAAGGGCCTCGCGACGACGCTGTACCGCTGGGGGCTCGACGCGGGGCTGTGCCTGATCAGCGGCGCGCGCCAGTCGGTCGGCGCCGCGCAGTTGTGGACGGCGCTCGCACACGATTACCGGCATGGCTTCGTCGATGTCGAGGGCCGCGCGCTGCGTTATCTCGGCGACACCGTTCCGGACGACGTGCACGGCGCGCTGCATACGCGGCGGCTGTTGCTCGGCAACGGGTGGGCGATGACGAAATTCGCGCGGGCGGCCGGGATGAGCGACGCCGAACCGGTTCGATGCGATTCCGCGGCGATTTTCGACGGGGTAGCGCGGACCGCGTCGCGGGCGTAGCGTCGGCGACACGCGCCACGCCGACCGAACGCCGATGCGATAATCCGTCCGGTCAGCGCGATGCGGCAGCGCACCGCCCCAACCAAACGCTCATCGATGACCACCGATCCCCGAACCGACGCCGACCGCCGCATCGACATCGTCGCCCTGTGCGGCAGCCTCCGGTCGCAGTCGTACAACGCCGCGCTGCTCGATGCAGCCGCGCTCGTCGCGCCGCGCGGCATGCGCATCGCGCGCTTCGATCGCCTCGGCGAATTCCCGCTGTTCAACCCCGATACCGAATACCCGTCGCCCGCCGCCGTGCGCGACCTGATCGATCGCCTGAACGCGGCCGACGGCGTGCTGATCGCGAGCCCGGAATACGCGCACGGCGTAACCGGCGTGATGAAGAACGCGCTGGACTGGGTCGTCGGATGCGAAGCGGTCGTCTACAAGCCGGTCGCGGTGCTGAATGCGTCGCCGCGCGCGACGCACGCGGACGCGGCGCTGCGGGAAACGCTGTCGGTGATGTCGGCGCGCATCGTCGAGCGCGCGTCGATCACGCTGCCGATCCTCGGAAGCCAGCTCGATGCGGCGGGCATCGCCGCTCATCCGCCGTTCGCATCGGCGCTTGTCGATGCGTTGCGCGCGCTCGGCGCGGTAATTTCCGAAGCTGCGCCGCCGCGCTGACGTTGCGCATCGGGAAACGCATCGCAGTCCAGACGAATCGGACATTGCGCCCGTCGACAGGCGCAATGTCCTGCCCGGATCATCGTCCGCGATAGATCGGCCTGTCGGCGGCAATCGAGCCCGATTCGCTCGCGGTCGGCGACATCGTCCCGTATCCGCTTGTGTCGGCCGTCGACGTACCCGTCGAGCCGATCTTCGTCAGCGCTTCCGCCAGTTTCGCCGGATAGTGCGGGTCTTCGCCGGTCTGACGGTAGCCGGCCGCGTGCAGTGCGGCCAGTTCGGCCGTGACCTCCGCGCGCGTCACGGTGGGCTGCGGTGCGGCCCATGCGGAAACGGAAGCGGTCACGGCAACCGTCGCGAGAACATACAGAGCAAGCTTGTTCATTTGAACTCTCCTTGGCATCGACGACGTTGTCGACAGAGAGTGAGTCGATCCGCGAGCGCAAAAATGACACCCGCCGACGAAATTTGTTCGACGCCGTGTCGCCATGCCGTACCGAACCACGGCCAGGCGTCGCGCCCGATGTGAACGGCATGTTCAGATGAAAACCGACCGGCTGTCAGATTTCGCCGGCTCGCGCGACTACGGGCATGTGACCATGCGCCACCCTCTGTTCTCGTTCAAAGGGTCCGACATGAAAACCAGAATCTGGATACTGATCGCGTCGCATCTCGC
Encoded here:
- a CDS encoding histone acetyltransferase — encoded protein: MRIDGQHSQHDIDDELDTLYARLHQPGHRLHGLPAVALGRSGLIVRHREADGEYFLYVEDPAARQLAGYTVFNRLPEIPRRADRYLRAPHTRLRGSAQRKGLATTLYRWGLDAGLCLISGARQSVGAAQLWTALAHDYRHGFVDVEGRALRYLGDTVPDDVHGALHTRRLLLGNGWAMTKFARAAGMSDAEPVRCDSAAIFDGVARTASRA
- a CDS encoding NADPH-dependent FMN reductase, producing MTTDPRTDADRRIDIVALCGSLRSQSYNAALLDAAALVAPRGMRIARFDRLGEFPLFNPDTEYPSPAAVRDLIDRLNAADGVLIASPEYAHGVTGVMKNALDWVVGCEAVVYKPVAVLNASPRATHADAALRETLSVMSARIVERASITLPILGSQLDAAGIAAHPPFASALVDALRALGAVISEAAPPR
- a CDS encoding DUF4148 domain-containing protein, with protein sequence MNKLALYVLATVAVTASVSAWAAPQPTVTRAEVTAELAALHAAGYRQTGEDPHYPAKLAEALTKIGSTGTSTADTSGYGTMSPTASESGSIAADRPIYRGR